One genomic region from Lathamus discolor isolate bLatDis1 chromosome 9, bLatDis1.hap1, whole genome shotgun sequence encodes:
- the LOC136019334 gene encoding heat shock transcription factor, X-linked-like isoform X2: protein MSSGEASSASAKRRRETSARCRKPAPCAFLYTLWKLVCCRKIRSIWWGNNGSCIVIAEDLFQQEVLRWKKARKILMAENMSSFLGQLHIHGFCRMPEDLFLVTPIWELQALAAAGPALGQLLFYYHPHFQEDCPNLHKVETMAETAMEQLRAATAAPLGLSVSDTGQSRYQRGAEHGAGAAQEQRNTQPCALTCSTRTRRWAAGPTSTDTSGPSAPKRRRR from the exons ATGTCTTCAGGGGAGGCATCCTCAGCTTCGGCCAAGCGTCGAAGAG agaccTCTGCCAGATGCAGAAAGCCCGCGCCATGCGCCTTCCTCTACACCCTGTGGAAGCTTGTCTGCTGCCGCAAGATCCGCTCCATCTGGTGGGGCAACAACGGAAGCTGCATTGTTATTGCAGAGGATCTCTTCCAGCAGGAAGTGCTCCGCTGGAAGAAAGCACGCAAGATCCTCATGGCTGAGAACATGAGCAGCTTCCTTGGCCAGCTCCACATCCATGGCTTCTGCAGGATGCCAGAGGATCTCTTTCTTGTCACCCCcatctgggagctgcaggcgtTAGCAGCGGCAGGGCCTGCTCTGGGGCAG ctgCTCTTCTACTACCACCCGCATTTCCAGGAGGACTGCCCCAACCTGCACAAGGTCGAGACCATGGCAGAAACTGCTATGGAGCAGTTGAGAGCGGCCACTGCAGCCCCCCTGGGCCTCAGCGTCAGCGACACCGGGCAGAGCAGATACCAACGTGGTGCTGAGCACGGTGCAGGAGCTGCACAGGAGCAACGCAACACCCAGCCCTGTGCACTCACCTGCTCCACACGCACCAGGCGCTGGGCTGCTGGACCCACATCAACAGACACCAGTGGCCCCTCTGCCCCAAAACGTAGGCGTAGGTAG
- the LOC136019334 gene encoding heat shock transcription factor, X-linked-like isoform X1, giving the protein MSSGEASSASAKRRRGDTRAPWAAATAPPAKENSLQGLPDEPWALTMQFCVSETSARCRKPAPCAFLYTLWKLVCCRKIRSIWWGNNGSCIVIAEDLFQQEVLRWKKARKILMAENMSSFLGQLHIHGFCRMPEDLFLVTPIWELQALAAAGPALGQLLFYYHPHFQEDCPNLHKVETMAETAMEQLRAATAAPLGLSVSDTGQSRYQRGAEHGAGAAQEQRNTQPCALTCSTRTRRWAAGPTSTDTSGPSAPKRRRR; this is encoded by the exons ATGTCTTCAGGGGAGGCATCCTCAGCTTCGGCCAAGCGTCGAAGAGGTGACACGCGAGCACCTTGGGCTGCTGCCACCGCACCTCCCGCAAAGGAAAACTCCCTTCAGGGTTTGCCTGATGAACCCTGGGCCCTGACCAtgcaattttgtgtttcagagaccTCTGCCAGATGCAGAAAGCCCGCGCCATGCGCCTTCCTCTACACCCTGTGGAAGCTTGTCTGCTGCCGCAAGATCCGCTCCATCTGGTGGGGCAACAACGGAAGCTGCATTGTTATTGCAGAGGATCTCTTCCAGCAGGAAGTGCTCCGCTGGAAGAAAGCACGCAAGATCCTCATGGCTGAGAACATGAGCAGCTTCCTTGGCCAGCTCCACATCCATGGCTTCTGCAGGATGCCAGAGGATCTCTTTCTTGTCACCCCcatctgggagctgcaggcgtTAGCAGCGGCAGGGCCTGCTCTGGGGCAG ctgCTCTTCTACTACCACCCGCATTTCCAGGAGGACTGCCCCAACCTGCACAAGGTCGAGACCATGGCAGAAACTGCTATGGAGCAGTTGAGAGCGGCCACTGCAGCCCCCCTGGGCCTCAGCGTCAGCGACACCGGGCAGAGCAGATACCAACGTGGTGCTGAGCACGGTGCAGGAGCTGCACAGGAGCAACGCAACACCCAGCCCTGTGCACTCACCTGCTCCACACGCACCAGGCGCTGGGCTGCTGGACCCACATCAACAGACACCAGTGGCCCCTCTGCCCCAAAACGTAGGCGTAGGTAG